The following coding sequences lie in one Silene latifolia isolate original U9 population chromosome 5, ASM4854445v1, whole genome shotgun sequence genomic window:
- the LOC141657802 gene encoding F-box/kelch-repeat protein At3g23880-like encodes METSSIISPEIHEKIESFWPEILKRIPTKQLGICMCVSKKWNKLITCSSFISSHNNFLSKSQQFNQSSNLFILRTFSIKTPQKPFKELYHICLDNENPKTQTLETLIKKSIVCPFKTAKGFHFRFVGSVNGVIFLSDDYFCNTYNFILWNPILSCFIQLPKPRACFTTIGAYMNVHGFGYDDEIDDFKVIRLVYPSRRDGLDEIPPRAELYSVKEGKWRWVNADNVEYCPTDKEWSQCFLKGSVHWVAFERRTEEEGSGHKSTLLLLFNVVKEKFQMMKLPLELREVCPLCLEVFESQGLLCVNHYVMTEMLVGELVQYNLWVKKEYTKGSSWCKVASVDLRGSLQKGIYWRKNGEVLVTSKNMELGSYDTGTGNVAMLAPPGYAVRYDVCSFVESLAFLNEDCKNRRRFVPKKIEENDSSDNDDEEPITPQKAEFEKMGKFIFYMNQLRKFRRQF; translated from the exons atggaAACTTCCTCCATAATTTCACCAGAAATTCACGAAAAAATTGAATCTTTTTGGCCAGAAATTCTCAAGAGAATTCCAACTAAACAGCTAGGAATTTGCATGTGTGTATCAAAAAAATGGAACAAATTAATcacttgttcatctttcatttcttCTCACAATAACTTCCTTTCTAAATCTCAACAATTCAATCAAAGTTCCAATCTTTTTATTCTTAGAACATTTTCCATCAAAACCCCACAAAAACCCTTCAAGGAATTGTACCACATTTGCTTAGATAATGAAAACCCTAAAACTCAAACCCTAGAAACCCTAATTAAGAAGAGTATTGTGTGTCCTTTTAAGACTGCAAAAGGGTTTCATTTTAGGTTTGTTGGGTCAGTTAATGGGGTTATTTTCTTATCAGATGATTATTTTTGTAATACTTATAATTTCATTTTATGGAATCCTATTTTAAGTTGTTTTATTCAATTGCCTAAACCTAGAGCTTGTTTTACTACAATTGGGGCTTATATGAATGTTCATGGGTTTGGGTATGATGATgaaattgatgattttaaggttATTAGGCTTGTGTATCCATCTAGGAGGGATGGATTGGATGAAATCCCGCCTCGAGCCGAGTTATACTCGGTTAAAGAAGGTAAATGGAGGTGGGTCAATGCTGATAATGTAGAGTATTGTCCTACTGATAAGGAATGGTCACAATGTTTTCTGAAAGGAAGTGTTCATTGGGTTGCTTTCGAGAGGCGAACCGAGGAGGAGGGTAGTGGTCATAAGAgtacattgttgttgttgtttaatgTTGTTAAGGAGAAGTTTCAAATGATGAAATTGCCTTTAGAATTAAGGGAGGTTTGTCCATTATGTCTCGAGGTTTTCGAGTCTCAAGGGTTGTTGTGTGTGAATCATTATGTGATGACTGAGATGTTGGTTGGAGAATTGGTTCAGTATAATTTGTGGGTTAAGAAGGAGTATACTAAAGGTTCGTCGTGGTGTAAGGTTGCTAGTGTTGATCTTAGGGGGAGTTTACAAAAGGGTATTTATTGGAGGAAGAATGGGGAGGTGCTCGTTACGAGTAAGAATATGGAGCTTGGGTCTTATGATACCGGTACTGGCAATGTGGCAATGCTTGCACCCCCCGGTTATGCTGTTCGTTATGATGTGTGTTCTTTTGTTGAGAGTCTCGCTTTTTTGAACGAGGATTGTAAGAATAGAAG GAGATTTGTCCCGAAGAAAATTGAAGAGAATGACAGCAGTGATAATGATGATGAGGAACCTATTACACCGCAAAAAGCTGAATTTGA AAAAATGGGGAAGTTCATCTTTTACATGAATCAACTGCGAAAGTTCCGCCGACAGTTCTAG